Proteins from one Esox lucius isolate fEsoLuc1 chromosome 19, fEsoLuc1.pri, whole genome shotgun sequence genomic window:
- the LOC105007353 gene encoding ladderlectin-like, with protein sequence LDEVKNKDGGCGKSCPSGWTEYNSQCYIYVSTQRTWPQAEQNCLSLGGNLVSIHNAGENEAVKNVVLRATNSNPATWIGGSDAYENRVWFWSDGTRFDYHNWAGREPNNAGGREPCIQTNAGVGLWNDLRCESTLPSVCKLRDL encoded by the exons TTAGATGAAGTGAAGAACAAGGATGGGGGATGTGGTAAATCGTGTCCCTCTGGTTGGACTGAATACAACTCCCAGTGTTACATCTATGTCAGCACTCAGAGGACATGGCCCCAAGCTGAG CAAAACTGTCTGTCCCTTGGAGGAAACCTGGTGTCTATTCACAACGCTGGTGAGAATGAGGCTGTGAAGAATGTGGTGTTAAGGGCAACTAATTCTAACCCCGCGACCTGGATTGGTGGATCTGATGCTTATGAG AACAGGGTGTGGTTCTGGAGTGATGGAACCAGATTCGATTACCATAACTGGGCAGGTAGAGAGCCCAATAATGCTGGAGGCAGAGAGCCATGTATTCAGACTAATGCTGGAG TTGGATTGTGGAACGACTTACGCTGTGAATCGACCTTGCCTTCTGTGTGCAAGCTCAGAGACCTCTAA